Within Wyeomyia smithii strain HCP4-BCI-WySm-NY-G18 chromosome 2, ASM2978416v1, whole genome shotgun sequence, the genomic segment attcattttaaatttcagaaaCCTATGATCAGTTGACTtcaagaaacataaaaataaaaacatacattgaaagaatgtcattttttccttttcaaaCATCTCGAACAATACGTGCGAACATCTAAACTAATTCCTTAAACTATACTCTGCAAAATTTATTCTGTCAAGAATACATCCCTTCTCAGATGTATCGAACGCCCTATTCGACAAACAGAGAATTCGCTTGCCCACCCTAGGCGGCGACGTCTGTTTGGGTCTTGTACGAATCTATTCTTACCAAAACtaacggtgttttttttttcctttgtaaaCGTCATTGGTTTTTCCCGACGCTTCGTTCGCTTCGTTAGATTCGTTCGCTTCAGCTGTAAGTCGAATTGATGgtgagtaactttttttcgggtgACCGAATGTGGTAACTCAGTGAGATACAATAGCAGGAGAAGAAGGATATAATACACCCAAACAGTTCATTAAGCACTGTTATTCGCACTTGATGATGCGATAGGCTGTTCTAGTACCAAGTCACTAGTGAGCAGCGACGATGATGAATCATGAATGATTGTGATAATCAGCAACTTTGCtcatcgggtttatcgttggtcggtgcgttcACATTTATCAAGCTGTATTTGAATAATTTGCCCTTCgctcactgatcggcctccatctaatgacacgcttcataggtttccctatgagcacgaaaccgactcccctttctgctttcacgccgacACTGttgtagatgtggtacttaaatgaagtacCCCCAAATGGGTTATTTgcgttctcccgttttcggccATCTCACCTCCTGTATGGCAGCAACCTCGACATTCACCTTCTGCAGCTTTCTAGCCAAGATACAtgcacgtgccggttcgagtagagtccttacattccaagtaccaagtaTAATCGtcgtcctttttcgttcgcctaggtccatgtcgATTAATTCGTTACGTATGTATaactggattgttcgtagtatttaggtatgctgccttactagggctgcgatacctagtctcgcgacggggctgccgtcttagatatagctggcgaggcaccgcgtttcgtaattcagccgcccTCTCCGGATAAGACGCTGTTGAATGCCGCCCCCAACATAGGGATACAGCCGCTTAAGATCcaccttcccagtcagcatacgatcaTAGTTTCCCcaggggttggttacccgatctccgctaaggttactcgtatcccggtcggcaactcatggaggttgggatagaagttgctggacgaaggtgaatgaccacaacaCAATACGTGCCCTGCCAACCTTGttaattttgatattattgcttAAAGTAGTTGAAAATGGGATTTGAAGCAGTACCAcacattttcgcatttttttcctgCCGTAAATTCTGTTGAAAGAGGATGTACACatttaataatttatttcacTTATATTGTATACTCTCTATTACTTCTTGACAGTAAAATTCGTATTATGAATTAGTTTTAAGTATTCGATACGATTTGCTTAAGACTACACCACTCCGTGCATTTTTATAACGTGGTTATTGGAGGTTTCGAGAAATAGAACTTCTGAGGAAATAGAATTAATTGTTTTTTGATGTATTAGAAGAAATCTCATTTCTGCAAGTATTAAGACCACAATAATAGCGAACGAGTTGAATTTTCTTTCCTTGGTGCTCATCTAACAAAAATGATCAGCACAATATAGGACAATGGAAATAAGTAATTTGGGTAGCGTGAAGGAAATTTTTTTacgaagcctgagaataaacccaagcGTAAGTCACTGGTGACAGACTTTCAAAAGATTCGAATCTACGACTACGAGTTTGTAAATGGAGCTACTGTAACTTTGCAATAACAAAATTATTCCTCTCTTCTTCTGGTTCTATACTTGTATATCAAGTGTTTGTATCTTGTCATAAAGTTTCAGAGATTTTTCCCCTGTAGGAGCTTGAGATCAATGTCACCATTAGTTAGGTATATTTTGCTATGACTATAACTATCAGATtaacaatacttttttttaacgGGGACAAATTCGCTTAAAATATCGGTATAAAATCCAACTTCTTCCTtgagtttttaaattttaattacaAAGATTTAGATGCCTTCatacattagaagctatgtcttATAATTATTAATAAACTTTCGAAACGTCGATTTCAGCTTTCCTTAGAgtttttgaagtgagttttaGAGTCCATACTATTTCTACATGTCATATAGATCTTATAAAATAGGAATATTGATATTCCTATTAAGAAAAACTCTGAACTCCGTAGCGTTGTACCAATACACTAATACATTCGGCATTTCTTTTAGAAagacaacaaaataaaatatatgccTTTGGTATTACTTCGTTTATTTCGAGACCATTCTTAAAGAGTAAAACAAATATCTGAGTAATTTATTGAAACAGCGTCAAATGTGGTGAATTGAATTTGGTCTTTTACCTTAGAACGAAGACAACTTAACATTATCTACATAATTAATTCATACTGCGTCAAATATATTCGTTatacataataaaaataatctatagaaaataaaacgattgaaaatttgtcatTTGATGATATTGTCAAACTAGAGTTTCTATGCTTTCAACCTCAGAGGTTTCGTCAGTTGGTTCACTTTCCTGTGACATTTCTTGTATCGGGCTAAGTTGCAATTGAACATGAGGATCAGGCATTTCAGTCTCACTCGTTTTGCTAGTTGGACTTATTTCCTGTGCCACTTCTTCTATTGGGCTAAGCTGCAGTTGTGCACCAGAATCAAACATTTCACACTCAGAAGTTTGAGCATCTAGccttggaatatgtttcattCGAACCGCTGAATTATGCATTTCAAGCTCATAAGATTCGTCGGATAGACTAGTTTCCTCTCTCATCCTTTGCCATGAATCACGCCGACTTCGAACACCAGAATCTAGTGTCCCAAGCTCTTCACTTTCCTCTACCATCGCTAGCCTTGGACGAAGCAACTGTTGAGCATCAGAATCGATCATTTCAAGCTCATAAGTTTCATCAGCTAGTTTAGTCTTCTGTACTTTCTTCTGCTCTTGGTCGAGGTACAATTCAAGACCCCTGAGTATCCACATCTCAATCATAAAGATTGCTAAAAATATATTCATCatgcaaaaaataatttagaaacaatAACAATTATTACCAACAATCACCTGAACTAGGAGAACCAAATAGAGTGCATCAACGGGAATCACGGCATAGTTATAGAAAGCGTTCTCATGAAACAAACAACCCAAGTAAACAAGAAGCCCAAACAGTATAGAAAATTCTCGGAACACAATAGCTTTCCGCACATAAATCATGTTGATAGGCATGATTTGTTCTATGGCTAGCCCCAGAATCACGGACATAGTTAAAAATAGTAGATGAGCGAATAGCACTATAGCGAAAATGAACATTCCGAGATTATCTGCAAAGTGTGAAAAGAAATAAGTATTTTCATTATATGTacaaaataattaactgccGGATTACCTTGATTAAGATATGGAACTGTTGCGCAGCATATTATGATGTAATTAAAAAATGCGAATGCGTATCCAATTGGCCGATACCAGTGCAACTTTATAATTGGTTGATTCATTATTCACagaaattacaaaataaaattttccagCTAGCAGCATCaaacaaatgataaaaaaaaaggttgcgAGAAGTCTATTGTCGCAAAAATTGTATTGGTTGctcaatttcattgttgccaATTGGTTTTTGACTTTTGGATCGTGGTTTTATAACGATTGCCGAAAAAAGTCACTGTAAGCAAAATTTTGAATACAATTTATATTTGCAGAcggtttttttcaaaattgtggTTATGTTATGTCGAGTTTTAAGGTGATTTGGGAATACAATTGTTGCAAGAATTGTTTTCGGTTTACTCCCCATGGAGAGAAACTAGTTTCTACTGAAGTCCCAG encodes:
- the LOC129724566 gene encoding uncharacterized protein LOC129724566, encoding MNQPIIKLHWYRPIGYAFAFFNYIIICCATVPYLNQDNLGMFIFAIVLFAHLLFLTMSVILGLAIEQIMPINMIYVRKAIVFREFSILFGLLVYLGCLFHENAFYNYAVIPVDALYLVLLVQVIVAIFMIEMWILRGLELYLDQEQKKVQKTKLADETYELEMIDSDAQQLLRPRLAMVEESEELGTLDSGVRSRRDSWQRMREETSLSDESYELEMHNSAVRMKHIPRLDAQTSECEMFDSGAQLQLSPIEEVAQEISPTSKTSETEMPDPHVQLQLSPIQEMSQESEPTDETSEVESIETLV